The sequence GCGCACATGCTTGGCGGCGACCGGCACGTCCACCGCCTCGATCAGGCGGATCGCCAGCGTCACGAAGCGCGATTCGGCGGCCTCGTTGCGGATGGGCTGCTTGAGGAACTCGTGCACCAGCAGCCGCAGCATCTCCGGGCGCGTGTCCTGCGGCGGACGGCGCGCGGCATCGATCGTATCGGAAGGGCCGGAGCCGGGCGTGGACGACATGGGCGGCGGGCTGCTCGCGATTGGCACTCGCGCTCCCGGGCGGGGGCGCGGAACCAAAGCTAGGCGGCGAACGTTAGAAACCCGTTAACCATAATCGCACGTACTGTCGGTTATCCGGTCGACCGAGCGGTGGAGAGCGCAATGGGCGCGGTGGTGCCGTTTCCGATGTGCCGGACGCCCGCGCAGAGTCGCAGCGTCCGTGCGAGGTCCGCGCTGGCGAGCCCGTCGTCGGACCGATCTTCGCGCCAGCTTTGGGGCGAGGTCATCATCCTGCCCGTGGTGCAGCTTGTGCGCCACGCCGACGCGCCGACGCCGCCCGATTCCCCCACGCGGGAACGACGCGAGCCGCTATAAGGCGGGGCCGCAGTTCGCCGCTTCCATCCGTGCCCGTACTTCCTCCCGGGCGCCCCGCTCGCGCACCATGGCGCGGATGAGGACGATGCCCTCATTGCTCGGCGATTCGACGATCAGGCGGTCGGCGGCGGTGACTTCCTCGTCCTCCGGCAGCGCGGCGCGCTGCTTGCTGTTCATCAGGTCCAATTCGATGATGCTGCGCCCCGCCGAACGGTCGTTGATCGCGTAGAAGGGCAGCCCGAACCGCGTGTAGAACGACACCGAGGTGTAGTCCTCGGTGGTCGGCACGCGCACCTTGAGCGGGCCGTCGCTGAGGTCGTAGAGGCAGACAGCCGAGATGAAGGCCGGATCGGTCGCCGGCAGCACGGCGCCGAGCGCGGACGGGTCGTCGATCTGCGCCACCCGGTTGGGATCGCCGACCGCCGAGAGGCGCGCATAGGCATCCTGCTCGGAGAGGTAGGGCAGGATCAGCACCGCCACCAGATGCACGATGCCGCCGAGCACGATGCCGGCGAGGATGGGAAGGATCAGCCGCTTCACGGGCAGCTCTCCGTCGCGATGGCCGGCATGGGCGGCGCGTCGCTGGTGCGGCTGGCGAGGCCGACCGAGGTGTCGTAGAGGCGCAGCGTAAGCGCGATGCGGTCGCGGGCGCCGGTCGGCAGCCAGTTGCCGGCGCGTGCGCGCGGGCCGAGCGCCACGTCGATGCTGCCGTTGCGGTTCCACACCACTTCGGCGCTGGTGAAGCCCGAGCGGTCGGCGGCGTTCTCGATCAGCCGTCCCTGGCCGTCGGTGGCGGTCAGGGTCCAGAACCGCGCCTGCGGCAGTTCGCCGGAAATTCGGATGTCGCAGCGGCCGTCGAGCGGGCGGCCCGCCGAATCGGTGGTGGCGACGAAGGCGATGCCGTCCGCCAGTTCGAGCGGCAGCTCGCCGGCGCGGGCGAGGGCGGCACGCGCATACGGGTCCGCCGTCTCGGTGCCGGCCTTGGGCCAGGTTTCCCACGGCCCCGAGCGCACGAGGCCGGGCCCGTAGCCGTCCACCGTGGAGATCCAGGTGAGGCCGAGCCCGACGGCGGTGCCGACGGCCATGGTCAGGATGAGCAGCAGGGAACGCACGGGCGGCAGCTATCCGGTGAAGGGCCCATGGATGGGCGCAAGCGGGGGCAAGGTCAATCGCGGCGGGGTCAGTTGTTTCCGGTGAGGGCGATTCCGGTCGTCGATGCCGGGTCGGCGGCGGCGGTGGGGCGGCGCGCCGGCTGGGCGGCGGCCTCGCGCAGGCGGGCGGAGAGCGCCATCAACCGCTCGGCGGCGGCCGGGCTCAACGTCACCGGGCGCTGCACGCCCTCGATCTGGAGGGCCGAGGCCTGCGCCGCCGCGCCGTCGAGCACGGGAGGCGGCTGGTTGCCGAGCCCCGGCGTCGGCTTGATCTCGATGCCCTGATGGGCGAAGGCCATCACCTTCTGCCACGTCATCGCCGGCAGCGACCCGCCGGTCATCCGGCGGGTCGAGGCGTAGTCGTCATTGCCGAACCAGATCGCCCCTACGTAATTACCGGTAAATCCAACAAACCAGGCGTCGCGATAGGCGTTGGTGGTGCCCGTCTTGCCGGACACCTTGGTGCCCGGGATCATGGCGCGCCGGCCGGTGCCGTTCTCGACCACGCTGTTCAGCATCGGGTTGATCATGGCGATGATGTTGGGCGGAATCACCTGATGCGGCTTGGGGCCGTTCTGGGCGAAGCTCCAGACCGGCTCGCCCGCCGGGGTGCGCATCTCGACCACGGCGTGCGGATCGACCGAATAGCCGCCGGAGGCGAACACGGCGTAGCCGGTGGCCTGATCGAGCACCGTCACCTCCGCCGCGCCGAGCGGCAGCGCGCGGGTGATCTTGAGCTCGCTCTTCACGCCCATGGCGTGGGCGAGGTCGACGATGCGCCCGCGCCCGATGGATTCGGCGAGCTTGACCGCCACCGTGTTGAGCGAGCGGGTCAGCGCG comes from Ancylobacter sp. TS-1 and encodes:
- a CDS encoding DUF1254 domain-containing protein; translation: MKRLILPILAGIVLGGIVHLVAVLILPYLSEQDAYARLSAVGDPNRVAQIDDPSALGAVLPATDPAFISAVCLYDLSDGPLKVRVPTTEDYTSVSFYTRFGLPFYAINDRSAGRSIIELDLMNSKQRAALPEDEEVTAADRLIVESPSNEGIVLIRAMVRERGAREEVRARMEAANCGPAL
- a CDS encoding DUF1214 domain-containing protein, with protein sequence MRSLLLILTMAVGTAVGLGLTWISTVDGYGPGLVRSGPWETWPKAGTETADPYARAALARAGELPLELADGIAFVATTDSAGRPLDGRCDIRISGELPQARFWTLTATDGQGRLIENAADRSGFTSAEVVWNRNGSIDVALGPRARAGNWLPTGARDRIALTLRLYDTSVGLASRTSDAPPMPAIATESCP